From Thermomonas sp. XSG, one genomic window encodes:
- the mscL gene encoding large-conductance mechanosensitive channel protein MscL — MGMMTEFREFAMRGNVIDLAVGVVIGGAFGKIVSALVDKVIMPPIGLLIGGVDFSKLAITLKSATVDAAGKEVPAVVLAYGEFINALIQFIIVAFAIFMVVKAINRLHRKPAEAPAAPAAPTEEVLLLREIRDSLRK; from the coding sequence ATGGGAATGATGACCGAGTTCCGTGAGTTCGCGATGCGCGGCAACGTGATCGACCTCGCCGTCGGCGTGGTGATCGGCGGTGCGTTCGGCAAGATCGTCTCCGCACTGGTGGACAAGGTGATCATGCCGCCGATCGGGCTGCTGATCGGCGGCGTCGACTTCTCGAAACTGGCGATCACCCTGAAGTCGGCGACGGTGGACGCGGCCGGCAAGGAAGTGCCGGCGGTGGTGCTGGCCTACGGCGAGTTCATCAACGCGCTGATCCAGTTCATCATCGTGGCCTTCGCCATCTTCATGGTGGTCAAGGCGATCAACCGCCTGCACAGGAAGCCCGCCGAAGCCCCCGCCGCGCCCGCTGCGCCGACGGAAGAGGTGCTGCTGCTGCGCGAGATCCGCGATTCACTGCGGAAGTGA
- the aceE gene encoding pyruvate dehydrogenase (acetyl-transferring), homodimeric type → MNWLNEMLQNDPDPRESREWIESLKAVIDHDGPQRAHQLLESMVEVTRRAGAHLPFAPTTAYINTIPAHLEPRMPGDAHLEWRIRSIIRWNAMAMVVRANRKPGSLGGHIASFASSATLYDVGFNHFWRAPSDQHPGDLLYIQGHSSPGIYARAFMEGRINESQLDSFRMEVDGRGISSYPHPWLMPDFWQTPTVSMGLGPLAAIYQARSWKYLEARGLMPKTDRKVWCFLGDGETDEPESLGAIGVAGREGLDNLVFVINCNLQRLDGPVRGNGKIIQELEGQFRGAGWNVIKTIWGSYWDPLLAKDTNGVLRKIMMETVDGEYQNCKAFGGAYTREHFFGKSPETLAMVSSLSDDDIWRLNRGGHDPHKVYAAYDAAVKTTGQPTVILAKTVKGYGMGTAGEALNPTHQTKKLDNDAVRAFRDRFQLPISDEALRDGEVPFYRPDAKSPEMEYMRERRNVLGGHLPQRRRKASKPLEVPPLATFERLLKSTGEREISTTMAFVQMFNIILRDKQVGPRCVPIVADEARTFGMEGLFRQLGIYAPQGQKYKPVDADQLMFYREDAAGQVLEEGITEAGAFASWMALATSYSSNDLQMLPFYIYYSMFGFQRVGDFAWQAGDMRARGFVLGGTAGRTTLNGEGLQHEDGHSHIQSSLIPNVRSYDPTFAYEVVTVVQYGMQRMLAEQQDEYFYITLMNENYAHPEMPAGSEEGIIKGMYLLRDAGKGKKGELRVQLLGSGTILNEVIAAADLLDADFGIKADIWSCPSFTELARDGADVERWNRFHPEAKTPRKAWVSQLLEGRQGPAVAATDYVRAFANQIREYVPMRYSVLGTDGYGRSDTRENLRRHFEVDRFHVAHAAVAALAAEGKLTAKDVARAIKLYKLDTERPNPLLA, encoded by the coding sequence ATGAACTGGCTCAACGAAATGCTGCAGAACGATCCCGATCCGCGGGAATCCCGCGAGTGGATCGAGTCGCTGAAGGCGGTCATCGACCATGACGGCCCGCAGCGCGCGCACCAGCTGCTGGAGAGCATGGTCGAGGTGACCCGGCGCGCCGGCGCGCACCTGCCGTTCGCGCCCACCACCGCCTACATCAACACCATTCCGGCCCACCTGGAGCCGCGGATGCCGGGCGATGCGCACCTGGAATGGCGGATCCGCTCGATCATCCGCTGGAACGCCATGGCGATGGTGGTGCGTGCCAACCGCAAGCCCGGGTCGCTGGGCGGCCACATCGCCAGCTTCGCCAGCTCGGCCACGCTGTACGACGTCGGCTTCAACCATTTCTGGCGCGCGCCGTCCGACCAGCATCCGGGCGATCTGCTCTACATCCAGGGCCACAGCTCGCCCGGCATCTATGCCCGCGCCTTCATGGAAGGCCGGATCAACGAGTCCCAGCTGGACAGCTTCCGCATGGAAGTGGACGGCCGCGGCATCTCCAGCTATCCGCACCCGTGGCTGATGCCGGACTTCTGGCAGACCCCCACCGTCAGCATGGGCCTGGGCCCGCTGGCCGCGATCTACCAGGCGCGCAGCTGGAAGTACCTGGAAGCGCGCGGGCTGATGCCGAAGACCGACCGCAAGGTGTGGTGCTTCCTCGGCGACGGCGAGACCGACGAGCCTGAATCGCTGGGCGCCATTGGTGTTGCCGGCCGCGAGGGCCTGGACAACCTGGTCTTCGTCATCAACTGCAATCTGCAGCGCCTTGACGGGCCGGTGCGCGGCAACGGCAAGATCATCCAGGAACTGGAAGGCCAGTTCCGCGGCGCCGGCTGGAACGTCATCAAGACCATCTGGGGCAGCTACTGGGATCCGCTGCTGGCCAAGGACACCAATGGCGTCCTGCGCAAGATCATGATGGAGACCGTCGACGGCGAGTACCAGAACTGCAAGGCCTTCGGCGGCGCCTACACCCGCGAACATTTCTTCGGCAAGTCGCCGGAAACGCTGGCGATGGTGTCCAGCCTCAGCGACGACGACATCTGGCGCCTGAACCGCGGCGGCCACGACCCGCACAAGGTGTACGCGGCCTATGACGCGGCGGTGAAGACCACCGGCCAACCCACCGTGATCCTGGCCAAGACGGTCAAGGGCTACGGCATGGGCACTGCGGGCGAGGCACTCAATCCCACCCACCAGACCAAGAAGCTGGACAACGACGCGGTGCGTGCCTTCCGCGACCGCTTCCAGCTGCCGATCAGCGACGAAGCGCTGCGCGACGGCGAGGTGCCGTTCTACCGCCCGGACGCGAAGTCGCCGGAAATGGAATACATGCGCGAGCGCCGGAACGTCCTCGGTGGCCACCTGCCGCAGCGCCGGCGCAAGGCCAGCAAGCCACTGGAAGTGCCGCCGCTGGCGACTTTCGAGCGCCTGCTGAAGTCCACCGGCGAGCGCGAGATCAGCACCACCATGGCGTTCGTGCAGATGTTCAACATCATCCTGCGCGACAAGCAGGTCGGCCCGCGCTGCGTGCCGATCGTGGCCGACGAGGCCCGTACCTTCGGCATGGAGGGCCTGTTCCGGCAGCTGGGCATCTACGCCCCGCAGGGGCAGAAGTACAAGCCGGTGGATGCCGACCAGCTGATGTTCTACCGCGAGGACGCGGCCGGGCAGGTGCTGGAGGAAGGCATCACCGAAGCCGGCGCCTTCGCCAGCTGGATGGCGCTGGCCACCAGCTACAGCAGCAACGACCTGCAGATGCTGCCGTTCTACATCTACTACTCGATGTTCGGCTTCCAGCGCGTGGGCGACTTCGCCTGGCAGGCCGGCGACATGCGCGCGCGCGGCTTCGTGCTGGGCGGCACCGCCGGCCGCACCACGCTCAATGGCGAGGGCCTGCAGCACGAGGACGGCCACTCGCACATCCAGAGTTCGCTGATCCCCAACGTGCGCAGCTACGACCCGACCTTCGCCTACGAGGTGGTCACCGTCGTCCAGTACGGCATGCAGCGGATGCTGGCGGAACAGCAGGACGAGTACTTCTACATCACCCTGATGAACGAGAACTACGCCCATCCCGAGATGCCGGCCGGCAGCGAGGAAGGGATCATCAAGGGCATGTACCTGCTGCGCGACGCCGGCAAGGGCAAGAAGGGCGAGCTGCGCGTGCAGCTGCTGGGCAGCGGCACCATCCTCAACGAGGTGATCGCCGCCGCCGACCTGCTGGATGCCGACTTCGGCATCAAGGCCGACATCTGGTCCTGCCCCAGCTTCACCGAACTGGCGCGCGATGGTGCCGACGTGGAGCGCTGGAACCGCTTCCACCCGGAAGCAAAGACGCCCCGCAAGGCGTGGGTGAGCCAGCTGCTGGAGGGTCGCCAGGGCCCGGCGGTCGCGGCCACCGACTACGTGCGCGCCTTCGCCAACCAGATCCGCGAATACGTGCCGATGCGCTACAGCGTGCTGGGCACCGACGGCTACGGCCGCAGCGACACCCGCGAGAACCTGCGCCGCCACTTCGAGGTGGACCGCTTCCACGTCGCCCACGCCGCGGTTGCCGCGCTGGCCGCCGAGGGCAAGCTCACCGCCAAGGACGTCGCCCGCGCGATCAAGCTCTACAAGCTGGACACGGAGCGGCCGAACCCGCTGCTGGCCTGA
- a CDS encoding M28 family peptidase, which produces MRTTLLAATLALLIAAPLQAAQPTRIDAKALAQAANLRDAVLQDTTAWQVTESLTTEVGPRLAGSEADARAVEWARAKFKALGYDKVWTEPVTFPKWVRRSEAAQVLGAHAQPLRVAALGGSAGGTVEAEVVRFADLAALEAVPDGSLAGRIAFVDYQMQRRQDGGDYRNGGGIRGRGPSLAIRKGAAGFLMRSAGTDTSRAPHTGNTRYEPGLTPIPAAALSTIDAAQLARLVALGPTRVRLALDCGWDGEYTSQNVIGEITGSRRPQEVVLIGGHLDSWDYGTGAIDDAAGIGITMAVGALLKPMRPARTIRVVAFANEEQGLWGGRAYADKHAGDVANHVIAMESDFGAGRIYGFDASARDLQPAALAQIQQVLAPLGIEWMPGKGDPESDIGPMTQRGMAWAWLGHDGSGYFDLHHNAEDTLDKIDPKDLAQNTAAYAVFTWLAAQAEGDFGSTPAAAGRD; this is translated from the coding sequence ATGCGCACCACCCTGCTTGCCGCCACCCTCGCCCTGCTGATTGCCGCCCCGCTGCAGGCGGCGCAGCCGACCCGCATCGATGCCAAGGCGCTGGCGCAGGCCGCCAACCTGCGCGACGCGGTGCTGCAGGACACCACCGCCTGGCAGGTCACCGAGTCGCTGACCACCGAGGTAGGCCCGCGCCTGGCCGGCAGCGAAGCCGATGCGCGCGCGGTGGAATGGGCCAGGGCGAAGTTCAAGGCGCTGGGTTACGACAAGGTGTGGACCGAACCGGTGACGTTCCCGAAGTGGGTGCGCCGCAGCGAGGCCGCGCAGGTGCTGGGCGCGCACGCGCAGCCGCTGCGCGTGGCCGCACTGGGCGGCAGCGCCGGCGGCACGGTGGAAGCCGAAGTGGTGCGTTTTGCCGATCTGGCCGCGCTGGAGGCGGTGCCGGACGGCTCGCTGGCCGGCAGGATCGCTTTCGTCGACTACCAGATGCAGCGGCGACAGGACGGCGGCGACTACCGCAACGGCGGCGGCATCCGCGGACGCGGGCCGTCGCTGGCGATCCGCAAGGGCGCGGCCGGCTTCCTGATGCGCTCGGCCGGTACCGACACCTCGCGCGCGCCGCATACCGGCAACACCCGCTACGAGCCGGGTCTCACCCCGATCCCCGCCGCCGCCCTGTCCACCATCGACGCCGCCCAGCTGGCGCGGCTGGTGGCGCTGGGTCCCACCCGCGTGCGGCTGGCGCTGGACTGCGGCTGGGACGGCGAATACACCTCGCAGAATGTCATTGGCGAGATCACCGGCAGCAGGCGCCCGCAGGAAGTCGTGCTGATCGGCGGGCATCTGGATTCCTGGGACTACGGCACCGGCGCGATCGACGATGCCGCCGGCATCGGCATCACCATGGCGGTGGGCGCACTGCTCAAGCCGATGCGGCCGGCGCGCACGATCCGCGTGGTCGCCTTCGCCAACGAGGAACAGGGCCTGTGGGGCGGCCGTGCCTATGCGGACAAACACGCCGGCGACGTCGCCAACCATGTAATCGCGATGGAAAGTGATTTCGGCGCCGGCCGCATCTACGGCTTCGACGCCAGCGCACGCGACCTGCAGCCGGCAGCGCTGGCGCAGATTCAGCAGGTGCTGGCGCCGCTGGGCATCGAGTGGATGCCGGGCAAGGGCGATCCGGAGTCCGACATCGGCCCGATGACCCAGCGCGGCATGGCCTGGGCCTGGCTGGGCCACGATGGCAGCGGCTACTTCGACCTGCACCACAACGCCGAGGACACCCTCGACAAGATCGACCCGAAGGACCTGGCGCAGAACACGGCGGCCTACGCGGTGTTCACTTGGCTGGCCGCGCAGGCGGAGGGCGACTTCGGCAGCACCCCCGCGGCGGCGGGCAGGGATTGA